From the genome of Polyodon spathula isolate WHYD16114869_AA chromosome 14, ASM1765450v1, whole genome shotgun sequence, one region includes:
- the LOC121327172 gene encoding procollagen-lysine,2-oxoglutarate 5-dioxygenase 2-like isoform X1, whose protein sequence is MALEYIQLLYLFILTVLEFTHPLEPVNSEPLPIPTDKLLVLTVATQQTDGFLRFMQTAKYFNYTVKVLGMGEEWKGGDVGKSIGGGQKVRLLKEAMQNYADHEDLVVMSVDSYDLIFAGGPEELLKKFQQANHKVVFAAEGLVWPDKRLADKYPSIRSGKRFLNSGGIIGYAPHVNKIVQQWELHDNDDDQLFYTKVYLDPLQRESLNITLDHKSQIFQNLNGAVDEVLLKFGTERVRARNIVYDSLPVVIHGNGNTKIYLNYLANYIPNVWNYEQGCNVCDNDLFDFTELKEYPSVTIGVFIEQPTPFVPEFFEKLLNLDYPKDKLNIFIHNNEVYHEKHMQKLWVQNKNVFKSFKVVGPEENLSQGEARNMGMELCRTRESCDYYFSIDADVVLTNTQTLRLLIEQNRKIIGPLVSRHGKLWSNFWGALSLDGYYARSEDYVDIVQSKRVGVWNIPYMAHIYLIKGETLRNELKERNQFVLEKLDPDMALCKNARQLTIQREKDSPSPESFHMLRPPKGVFMYITNRHEFGRLISTANYNTSHFNNDLWQIFENPVDWKEKYIHQNYSKIFTQNLAEQPCPDVFWFPIFSEKACDELIGEMEHYGSWSGGKYTDKRISGGYENVPTDDIHMTQIDYDKEWLHFIREYISPVTLKVFSGYYTKGYALLNFVVKYTPDRQASLRPHHDSSTFTINIALNSKGTDFEGGGCKFHRYNCSLESPRKGWSFMHPGRLTHLHEGLPTTNGTRYIAVSFIDP, encoded by the exons ATGGCGTTGGAGTACATCCAGTTATTGTATCTCTTTATTTTAACGGTTTTAGAGTTTACTCATCCACTGGAGCCTGTGAACTCGGAGCCATTGCCAATTCCAACAG ACAAATTGCTCGTACTTACTGTTGCAACTCAACAAACAGATGGCTTTCTTCGTTTCATGCAAACAGCGAAGTACTTCAACTACACTGTCaag GTACTTGGAATGGGGGAGGAATGGAAAGGTGGTGATGTAGGCAAATCAATAGGTGGGGGGCAAAAAGTACGACTACTGAAGGAGGCAATGCAAAATTATGCGGACCATGAAGACCTTGTTGTGATGTCTGTTGACAG ttATGACCTCATCTTTGCTGGTGGCCCTGAAGAGCTGTTGAAGAAGTTCCAGCAAGCGAATCACAAAGTGGTATTTGCTGCTGAGGGGCTGGTTTGGCCAGATAAAAGGCTGGCTGACAAATATCCATCCATCCGGAGTGGGAAAAGATTTCTAAACTCTGGAG GAATTATTGGCTACGCTCCACATGTTAACAAGATAGTGCAACAGTGGGAACTtcatgataatgatgatgatcaACTTTTTTACACCAAAGTTTACCTGGATCCATTACAGAGG GAAAGCCTGAACATAACTTTGGATCACAAGTCTCAGATTTTTCAGAACCTCAATGGAGCAGTAG atgaggtcttactaaaaTTCGgaacagagagagtgagagcaagAAACATTGTGTACGACTCGTTGCCAGTAGTCATTCATGGAAATGGAAATACCAAA ATTTACCTAAACTATCTCGCTAATTACATACCTAATGTTTGGAACTATGAGCAAGGATGCAATGTTTGTGATAATGACCTCTTTGATTTTACTGAGCTTAAG GAATATCCAAGTGTGACTATTGGTGTGTTCATTGAACAGCCAACTCCCTTTGTGCCTGAATtttttgaaaaattactgaaCCTGGATTACCCAAAGGATAAACTTAATATCTTTATCCATAACAAT GAAGTGTACCATGAAAAGCACATGCAGAAGCTGTGGGTGCAAAATAAGAATGTGTTTAAGAGCTTTAAAGTTGTGGGCCCTGAGGAGAACCTGAGCCAAGGGGAAGCCAGGAATATGGGAAT GGAACTCTGTCGCACACGTGAAAGCTGTGACTACTATTTTAGCATTGATGCTGATGTTGTGCTGACAAACACCCAGACCTTGAGGCTGTTAATTGAACAAAACAG AAAAATAATTGGTCCTTTGGTAAGCCGTCATGGTAAACTCTGGTCAAACTTCTGGGGTGCTTTAAGTCTGGATGGTTACTATGCTCGCTCTGAAGATTATGTTGACATTGTACAAAGCAAACGAGT tggTGTATGGAATATTCCATACATGGCTCATATCTACCTCATTAAGGGCGAGACTCTCAGAAATGAATTGAAGGAGAGAAACCAGTTTGTTTTGGAGAAACTGGACCCTGACATGGCGCTCTGCAAAAATGCTCGGCAGCTG ACAATACAAAGGGAAAAAGACTCCCCTTCTCCGGAATCATTCCATATGCTCAGACCCCCAaag GGAGTTTTCATGTACATTACAAATCGCCATGAATTTGGAAGGCTAATTTCAACTGCAAATTACAATACATCTCACTTCAACAATGACTTGTGGCAGATTTTTGAAAACCCAGTG GACTGGAAGGAAAAATACATTCACCAAAACTATTCAAAAATATTTACCCAGAATCTGGCAGAGCAG CCCTGTCCAGATGTATTCTGGTTCCCCATATTTTCTGAGAAAGCATGTGATGAATTGATAGGAGAAATGGAACACTATGGAAGCTGGTCAGGTGGAAAGTATACG gataaACGCATTTCTGGGGGTTATGAAAATGTTCCAACAGATGATATTCACATGACGCAAATTGATTATGATAAGGAATGGCTGCATTTCATCAGAGAGTATATTTCTCCAGTAACGCTCAAAGTTTTTTCTGGCTATTACACAAAG GGCTACGCATTGCTGAATTTCGTTGTTAAGTACACTCCTGACAGACAGGCATCATTGAGACCACATCATGATTCCTCAACGTTTACGATCAACATCGCTCTTAACAGTAAAGGAACGGATTTTGAG GGTGGTGGCTGTAAGTTTCATAGATACAACTGCTCTCTTGAATCTCCAAGAAAAGGATGGAGTTTCATGCACCCAGGAAGACTGACTCACTTGCACGAAGGACTACCAACTACAAATGGGACACGATACATTGCTGTTTCTTTCATTGACCCATAA
- the LOC121327172 gene encoding procollagen-lysine,2-oxoglutarate 5-dioxygenase 2-like isoform X3, whose protein sequence is MGEEWKGGDVGKSIGGGQKVRLLKEAMQNYADHEDLVVMSVDSYDLIFAGGPEELLKKFQQANHKVVFAAEGLVWPDKRLADKYPSIRSGKRFLNSGGIIGYAPHVNKIVQQWELHDNDDDQLFYTKVYLDPLQRESLNITLDHKSQIFQNLNGAVDEVLLKFGTERVRARNIVYDSLPVVIHGNGNTKIYLNYLANYIPNVWNYEQGCNVCDNDLFDFTELKEYPSVTIGVFIEQPTPFVPEFFEKLLNLDYPKDKLNIFIHNNEVYHEKHMQKLWVQNKNVFKSFKVVGPEENLSQGEARNMGMELCRTRESCDYYFSIDADVVLTNTQTLRLLIEQNRKIIGPLVSRHGKLWSNFWGALSLDGYYARSEDYVDIVQSKRVGVWNIPYMAHIYLIKGETLRNELKERNQFVLEKLDPDMALCKNARQLTIQREKDSPSPESFHMLRPPKGVFMYITNRHEFGRLISTANYNTSHFNNDLWQIFENPVDWKEKYIHQNYSKIFTQNLAEQPCPDVFWFPIFSEKACDELIGEMEHYGSWSGGKYTDKRISGGYENVPTDDIHMTQIDYDKEWLHFIREYISPVTLKVFSGYYTKGYALLNFVVKYTPDRQASLRPHHDSSTFTINIALNSKGTDFEGGGCKFHRYNCSLESPRKGWSFMHPGRLTHLHEGLPTTNGTRYIAVSFIDP, encoded by the exons ATGGGGGAGGAATGGAAAGGTGGTGATGTAGGCAAATCAATAGGTGGGGGGCAAAAAGTACGACTACTGAAGGAGGCAATGCAAAATTATGCGGACCATGAAGACCTTGTTGTGATGTCTGTTGACAG ttATGACCTCATCTTTGCTGGTGGCCCTGAAGAGCTGTTGAAGAAGTTCCAGCAAGCGAATCACAAAGTGGTATTTGCTGCTGAGGGGCTGGTTTGGCCAGATAAAAGGCTGGCTGACAAATATCCATCCATCCGGAGTGGGAAAAGATTTCTAAACTCTGGAG GAATTATTGGCTACGCTCCACATGTTAACAAGATAGTGCAACAGTGGGAACTtcatgataatgatgatgatcaACTTTTTTACACCAAAGTTTACCTGGATCCATTACAGAGG GAAAGCCTGAACATAACTTTGGATCACAAGTCTCAGATTTTTCAGAACCTCAATGGAGCAGTAG atgaggtcttactaaaaTTCGgaacagagagagtgagagcaagAAACATTGTGTACGACTCGTTGCCAGTAGTCATTCATGGAAATGGAAATACCAAA ATTTACCTAAACTATCTCGCTAATTACATACCTAATGTTTGGAACTATGAGCAAGGATGCAATGTTTGTGATAATGACCTCTTTGATTTTACTGAGCTTAAG GAATATCCAAGTGTGACTATTGGTGTGTTCATTGAACAGCCAACTCCCTTTGTGCCTGAATtttttgaaaaattactgaaCCTGGATTACCCAAAGGATAAACTTAATATCTTTATCCATAACAAT GAAGTGTACCATGAAAAGCACATGCAGAAGCTGTGGGTGCAAAATAAGAATGTGTTTAAGAGCTTTAAAGTTGTGGGCCCTGAGGAGAACCTGAGCCAAGGGGAAGCCAGGAATATGGGAAT GGAACTCTGTCGCACACGTGAAAGCTGTGACTACTATTTTAGCATTGATGCTGATGTTGTGCTGACAAACACCCAGACCTTGAGGCTGTTAATTGAACAAAACAG AAAAATAATTGGTCCTTTGGTAAGCCGTCATGGTAAACTCTGGTCAAACTTCTGGGGTGCTTTAAGTCTGGATGGTTACTATGCTCGCTCTGAAGATTATGTTGACATTGTACAAAGCAAACGAGT tggTGTATGGAATATTCCATACATGGCTCATATCTACCTCATTAAGGGCGAGACTCTCAGAAATGAATTGAAGGAGAGAAACCAGTTTGTTTTGGAGAAACTGGACCCTGACATGGCGCTCTGCAAAAATGCTCGGCAGCTG ACAATACAAAGGGAAAAAGACTCCCCTTCTCCGGAATCATTCCATATGCTCAGACCCCCAaag GGAGTTTTCATGTACATTACAAATCGCCATGAATTTGGAAGGCTAATTTCAACTGCAAATTACAATACATCTCACTTCAACAATGACTTGTGGCAGATTTTTGAAAACCCAGTG GACTGGAAGGAAAAATACATTCACCAAAACTATTCAAAAATATTTACCCAGAATCTGGCAGAGCAG CCCTGTCCAGATGTATTCTGGTTCCCCATATTTTCTGAGAAAGCATGTGATGAATTGATAGGAGAAATGGAACACTATGGAAGCTGGTCAGGTGGAAAGTATACG gataaACGCATTTCTGGGGGTTATGAAAATGTTCCAACAGATGATATTCACATGACGCAAATTGATTATGATAAGGAATGGCTGCATTTCATCAGAGAGTATATTTCTCCAGTAACGCTCAAAGTTTTTTCTGGCTATTACACAAAG GGCTACGCATTGCTGAATTTCGTTGTTAAGTACACTCCTGACAGACAGGCATCATTGAGACCACATCATGATTCCTCAACGTTTACGATCAACATCGCTCTTAACAGTAAAGGAACGGATTTTGAG GGTGGTGGCTGTAAGTTTCATAGATACAACTGCTCTCTTGAATCTCCAAGAAAAGGATGGAGTTTCATGCACCCAGGAAGACTGACTCACTTGCACGAAGGACTACCAACTACAAATGGGACACGATACATTGCTGTTTCTTTCATTGACCCATAA
- the LOC121327172 gene encoding procollagen-lysine,2-oxoglutarate 5-dioxygenase 2-like isoform X2, translating to MALEYIQLLYLFILTVLEFTHPLEPVNSEPLPIPTDKLLVLTVATQQTDGFLRFMQTAKYFNYTVKVLGMGEEWKGGDVGKSIGGGQKVRLLKEAMQNYADHEDLVVMSVDSYDLIFAGGPEELLKKFQQANHKVVFAAEGLVWPDKRLADKYPSIRSGKRFLNSGGIIGYAPHVNKIVQQWELHDNDDDQLFYTKVYLDPLQRESLNITLDHKSQIFQNLNGAVDEVLLKFGTERVRARNIVYDSLPVVIHGNGNTKIYLNYLANYIPNVWNYEQGCNVCDNDLFDFTELKEYPSVTIGVFIEQPTPFVPEFFEKLLNLDYPKDKLNIFIHNNEVYHEKHMQKLWVQNKNVFKSFKVVGPEENLSQGEARNMGMELCRTRESCDYYFSIDADVVLTNTQTLRLLIEQNRKIIGPLVSRHGKLWSNFWGALSLDGYYARSEDYVDIVQSKRVGVWNIPYMAHIYLIKGETLRNELKERNQFVLEKLDPDMALCKNARQLGVFMYITNRHEFGRLISTANYNTSHFNNDLWQIFENPVDWKEKYIHQNYSKIFTQNLAEQPCPDVFWFPIFSEKACDELIGEMEHYGSWSGGKYTDKRISGGYENVPTDDIHMTQIDYDKEWLHFIREYISPVTLKVFSGYYTKGYALLNFVVKYTPDRQASLRPHHDSSTFTINIALNSKGTDFEGGGCKFHRYNCSLESPRKGWSFMHPGRLTHLHEGLPTTNGTRYIAVSFIDP from the exons ATGGCGTTGGAGTACATCCAGTTATTGTATCTCTTTATTTTAACGGTTTTAGAGTTTACTCATCCACTGGAGCCTGTGAACTCGGAGCCATTGCCAATTCCAACAG ACAAATTGCTCGTACTTACTGTTGCAACTCAACAAACAGATGGCTTTCTTCGTTTCATGCAAACAGCGAAGTACTTCAACTACACTGTCaag GTACTTGGAATGGGGGAGGAATGGAAAGGTGGTGATGTAGGCAAATCAATAGGTGGGGGGCAAAAAGTACGACTACTGAAGGAGGCAATGCAAAATTATGCGGACCATGAAGACCTTGTTGTGATGTCTGTTGACAG ttATGACCTCATCTTTGCTGGTGGCCCTGAAGAGCTGTTGAAGAAGTTCCAGCAAGCGAATCACAAAGTGGTATTTGCTGCTGAGGGGCTGGTTTGGCCAGATAAAAGGCTGGCTGACAAATATCCATCCATCCGGAGTGGGAAAAGATTTCTAAACTCTGGAG GAATTATTGGCTACGCTCCACATGTTAACAAGATAGTGCAACAGTGGGAACTtcatgataatgatgatgatcaACTTTTTTACACCAAAGTTTACCTGGATCCATTACAGAGG GAAAGCCTGAACATAACTTTGGATCACAAGTCTCAGATTTTTCAGAACCTCAATGGAGCAGTAG atgaggtcttactaaaaTTCGgaacagagagagtgagagcaagAAACATTGTGTACGACTCGTTGCCAGTAGTCATTCATGGAAATGGAAATACCAAA ATTTACCTAAACTATCTCGCTAATTACATACCTAATGTTTGGAACTATGAGCAAGGATGCAATGTTTGTGATAATGACCTCTTTGATTTTACTGAGCTTAAG GAATATCCAAGTGTGACTATTGGTGTGTTCATTGAACAGCCAACTCCCTTTGTGCCTGAATtttttgaaaaattactgaaCCTGGATTACCCAAAGGATAAACTTAATATCTTTATCCATAACAAT GAAGTGTACCATGAAAAGCACATGCAGAAGCTGTGGGTGCAAAATAAGAATGTGTTTAAGAGCTTTAAAGTTGTGGGCCCTGAGGAGAACCTGAGCCAAGGGGAAGCCAGGAATATGGGAAT GGAACTCTGTCGCACACGTGAAAGCTGTGACTACTATTTTAGCATTGATGCTGATGTTGTGCTGACAAACACCCAGACCTTGAGGCTGTTAATTGAACAAAACAG AAAAATAATTGGTCCTTTGGTAAGCCGTCATGGTAAACTCTGGTCAAACTTCTGGGGTGCTTTAAGTCTGGATGGTTACTATGCTCGCTCTGAAGATTATGTTGACATTGTACAAAGCAAACGAGT tggTGTATGGAATATTCCATACATGGCTCATATCTACCTCATTAAGGGCGAGACTCTCAGAAATGAATTGAAGGAGAGAAACCAGTTTGTTTTGGAGAAACTGGACCCTGACATGGCGCTCTGCAAAAATGCTCGGCAGCTG GGAGTTTTCATGTACATTACAAATCGCCATGAATTTGGAAGGCTAATTTCAACTGCAAATTACAATACATCTCACTTCAACAATGACTTGTGGCAGATTTTTGAAAACCCAGTG GACTGGAAGGAAAAATACATTCACCAAAACTATTCAAAAATATTTACCCAGAATCTGGCAGAGCAG CCCTGTCCAGATGTATTCTGGTTCCCCATATTTTCTGAGAAAGCATGTGATGAATTGATAGGAGAAATGGAACACTATGGAAGCTGGTCAGGTGGAAAGTATACG gataaACGCATTTCTGGGGGTTATGAAAATGTTCCAACAGATGATATTCACATGACGCAAATTGATTATGATAAGGAATGGCTGCATTTCATCAGAGAGTATATTTCTCCAGTAACGCTCAAAGTTTTTTCTGGCTATTACACAAAG GGCTACGCATTGCTGAATTTCGTTGTTAAGTACACTCCTGACAGACAGGCATCATTGAGACCACATCATGATTCCTCAACGTTTACGATCAACATCGCTCTTAACAGTAAAGGAACGGATTTTGAG GGTGGTGGCTGTAAGTTTCATAGATACAACTGCTCTCTTGAATCTCCAAGAAAAGGATGGAGTTTCATGCACCCAGGAAGACTGACTCACTTGCACGAAGGACTACCAACTACAAATGGGACACGATACATTGCTGTTTCTTTCATTGACCCATAA